From one Priestia aryabhattai genomic stretch:
- a CDS encoding VWA domain-containing protein has translation MKKGTLKQMLVITDGGSNTGEDPVAMAALAKEQGISVNVIGVMEEDTIDEQSTNEIEGIAMSGGGVSQIVYVKQLSQTVQMVTRQAMTQTLQGVVNKELQQILGSSNSRLEELSPEKRGEIMEVVDELGETVDLEILILVDMSGSMKNKLPTVKESLLDLSLSLNARMGHNQFSIFLFPGKKKDVEKLMDWNPRLESLSTIFPKLTAGGITPTGPAIKEATHYFTKKRSLRGLLKNNEQYIEESGM, from the coding sequence ATGAAAAAAGGTACATTGAAACAGATGTTGGTAATTACAGACGGTGGTTCGAATACAGGTGAAGACCCGGTAGCAATGGCAGCGCTAGCTAAGGAACAAGGGATTAGTGTAAACGTTATTGGTGTGATGGAAGAGGACACAATTGATGAGCAAAGCACTAATGAAATAGAAGGCATTGCCATGTCAGGCGGTGGCGTGAGTCAAATTGTTTACGTAAAACAGCTGTCTCAAACTGTTCAAATGGTTACAAGGCAGGCAATGACGCAAACACTTCAAGGCGTTGTAAATAAAGAACTTCAACAAATTCTAGGTTCCTCTAATTCAAGATTAGAAGAGTTATCTCCTGAGAAGCGAGGAGAAATCATGGAAGTTGTCGATGAACTTGGCGAAACGGTTGACTTAGAGATTCTTATTTTAGTTGACATGAGCGGAAGTATGAAAAATAAGCTTCCTACTGTAAAGGAGTCACTGTTAGACTTGTCGTTAAGCTTGAATGCTCGTATGGGGCATAATCAATTTTCAATCTTTTTATTTCCTGGGAAAAAGAAAGATGTAGAGAAGCTAATGGACTGGAATCCAAGATTAGAGTCGCTTTCAACGATTTTTCCTAAACTAACAGCAGGAGGTATTACGCCTACTGGACCGGCTATCAAAGAGGCTACTCATTATTTCACCAAAAAGCGCTCATTGAGAGGGTTGTTAAAAAATAATGAACAATACATTGAAGAATCAGGTATGTAA